One Aegilops tauschii subsp. strangulata cultivar AL8/78 chromosome 7, Aet v6.0, whole genome shotgun sequence genomic window carries:
- the LOC141026487 gene encoding protein FAR1-RELATED SEQUENCE 5-like, producing the protein MKCVDPSLSVCVEIDHEGSPKFILWCTGKNKQDYVYFGDVVTFDTTYRTNLYNMPFGIFVGVNNHYQSTIFGGVLMREETVAGFEWAFRNFVEVMNRKHPVTILTDQCRAMEGAIRNVLPNTRHRWCKWHVMKCAKEHLEGVYSKKSLFKEEFHKLINEILCVSEFEDKWAKLLDKHDLIQNKYLSNLYSNREKWAKPYFSDVFCAGMTSTQRSESANHLLKQYIPRSSPMHLFVKQYNNLLRSRRSDEGKEQHNTNAKRRKYNMGHPLEVHAGDVYTSAVYNKFEDEFYKSMSLRVSDCIGDNEFAVTRAHPDFMVNYETKSYTVTLSEGGDLILCNCGYFQHVGMLCRHSIKVLVRKDIFKILANNILKRWTRQAKEGFDDISCPSLNSEDMDDSAARQNILYIAAVDAVKEICQCKSMLEKSLRVFRELKIEAIAKRNEDATMVLQENHCRPDDGNVTNSCQNLDLQPPKRVKSKGRPKTVRQKSKLEYVKVFGQKNKPVASLYGNENSQPCKINDHSVTMEADALQSPSGKRIKCGRCKTIGHNRKTCSLRGI; encoded by the exons ATGAAGTGTGTGGATCCAAGCCTGTCAGTATGTGTAGAAATCGATCATGAGGGTTCCCCTAAGTTCATCTTATGGTGTACTGGGAAGAATAAACAGGATTATGTGTACTTTGGTGATGTGGTCACTTTCGACACAACATACAGAACCAATCTTTATAATATGCCGTTTGGTATTTTTGTTGGCGTGAACAATCACTACCAGTCAACCATTTTTGGAGGTGTGCTCATGCGCGAGGAAACAGTAGCTGGATTCGAGTGGGCTTTCAGAAATTTTGTTGAAGTTATGAATCGGAAACATCCGGTCACCATCCTAACAG ATCAGTGTAGAGCGATGGAAGGGGCAATAAGAAATGTACTTCCAAATACAAGACACCGTTGGTGTAAATGGCATGTCATGAAGTGTGCTAAAGAACATCTCGAAGGTGTCTACAGCAAGAAGAGTTTATTCAAAGAAGAATTCCACAAACTCATAAATGAGATCCTTTGCGTTTCCGAGTTTGAGGACAAATGGGCCAAACTCCTGGATAAGCATGATCTGATTCAAAATAAGTACCTGAGCAATTTGTATTCGAATCGCGAGAAGTGGGCTAAACCTTATTTTTCAGATGTTTTCTGTGCTGGCATGACGAGCACTCAACGAAGTGAAAGCGCTAACCACCTCTTGAAGCAGTACATTCCTAGATCATCGCCTATGCACTTGTTTGTGAAGCAGTACAATAACCTACTAAGGTCAAGAAGGTCGGATGAAGGAAAGGAACAACACAACACCAATGCG AAAAGAAGGAAGTACAATATGGGACACCCTCTAGAGGTGCACGCCGGAGATGTTTATACGAGTGCAGTGTACAATAAATTTGAAGATGAGTTTTATAAGTCAATGTCTCTGCGTGTTTCCGATTGCATCGGTGACAATGAATTTGCGGTCACACGTGCGCACCCGGATTTCATGGTCAATTATGAGACGAAGTCATACACGGTGACTTTGAGCGAGGGCGGTGATCTCATATTGTGTAACTGTGGGTATTTTCAGCATGTTGGAATGCTATGCCGGCATTCTATAAAG GTACTTGTGCGTAAAGACATATTCAAGATACTGGCTAACAACATATTGAAACGATGGACACGGCAAGCGAAAGAAGGATTTGATGATATCAGTTGCCCTAGCCTGAACAGTGAGGATATGGATGATTCAGCAGCACGGCAAAACATACTATACATAGCGGCTGTAGATGCAGTGAAAGAAATATGTCAATGTAAGAGCATGCTAGAAAAATCTTTGCGGGTTTTCCGTGAGCTGAAGATAGAAGCGATTGCAAAGCGTAATGAAGATGCAACAATGGTGTTACAAGAGAATCATTGTCGGCCAGATGACGGTAATGTAACCAACAGTTGCCAAAATCTAGATTTGCAGCCGCCTAAGCGTGTGAAATCAAAGGGTAGGCCAAAGACAGTTCGTCAAAAATCAAAGTTGGAGTACGTAAAGGTATTTGGCCAGAAGAACAAACCTGTTGCTAGCTTATATGGCAATGAAAACTCACAGCCATGCAAGATCAATGATCACAGTGTGACAATGGAAGCTGATGCCCTTCAGTCGCCCTCTGGGAAGCGAATCAAATGTGGAAGATGCAAGACAATTGGACATAACAGGAAGACTTGCAGTCTTAGAGGCATATAA